A region of bacterium DNA encodes the following proteins:
- the glyA gene encoding serine hydroxymethyltransferase — MSELRRTDPDVAQAIAQDVERQRFQVNLIASENYASRAILETLGTALTNKYAEGYPGKRYYGGCEFVDVVEQLAIDRAKTLFGAEHANVQPHAGAQANMAAYFAFIKPGDPILAMNLAHGGHLTHGSPVNFSGQLYRVIPYGVDERSEQIDYDVLARLAKEHRPKIIVTGATAYSRTFDFPRIRAICDDVSALMMVDMAHFSGLVAGKAHPDPVPYADVVTSTTHKTLRGPRGGMILCRASYASQVDKAVFPGLQGGPLEHCIAAKAVCFLEASQPAFRTYAARIVENARALAEAFRSTGYHVVSGGTDNHLVLLDVRKRSLTGRKAEKALGNAHIIVNKNMIPFDPEKPMTTSGIRIGTPAMTTRGMGPKEMRRIAAWIDEVLQAPEDAAIAERVRGQVRDLCTSFPVYPEPVEVT; from the coding sequence ATGAGCGAGCTTCGGAGGACGGATCCAGATGTCGCGCAGGCGATCGCCCAGGACGTCGAGCGCCAGCGCTTCCAAGTGAATCTCATCGCATCGGAGAACTACGCGAGCCGCGCCATCCTGGAAACCCTCGGGACCGCGCTGACCAACAAGTACGCCGAGGGGTATCCCGGCAAACGCTACTACGGCGGGTGCGAGTTCGTCGATGTCGTGGAGCAGTTGGCCATCGATCGGGCTAAAACTCTGTTCGGCGCCGAGCACGCGAACGTCCAACCGCATGCAGGGGCTCAAGCGAATATGGCCGCGTACTTCGCTTTTATTAAGCCCGGCGATCCGATCCTGGCGATGAATCTGGCGCACGGCGGGCACCTGACCCACGGGAGCCCGGTGAACTTTTCCGGCCAACTCTACCGCGTCATCCCGTACGGGGTCGACGAGCGCAGCGAACAGATCGATTACGACGTGCTCGCACGGTTGGCCAAGGAGCACCGTCCAAAGATCATCGTCACCGGAGCGACCGCGTACTCCCGTACCTTTGACTTCCCGCGCATCCGGGCGATCTGCGATGATGTGAGCGCCTTGATGATGGTGGACATGGCTCACTTCTCTGGACTGGTGGCCGGGAAGGCGCATCCGGATCCGGTGCCGTACGCGGATGTCGTGACGTCGACGACCCACAAAACGCTGCGCGGCCCGCGCGGCGGAATGATCCTCTGCCGGGCTTCCTACGCGTCGCAGGTTGACAAAGCGGTATTCCCCGGTCTCCAGGGCGGCCCGCTCGAGCACTGTATCGCCGCCAAGGCGGTGTGCTTCCTGGAAGCTTCCCAGCCGGCGTTTCGAACCTATGCCGCGCGCATCGTCGAGAACGCGCGCGCGTTGGCGGAGGCGTTCCGGAGTACCGGCTATCACGTCGTCTCTGGGGGCACGGATAATCACCTGGTGCTGCTCGACGTGCGCAAGCGGTCTCTCACCGGGCGAAAGGCGGAGAAGGCGTTGGGGAACGCCCACATCATCGTGAACAAGAACATGATTCCCTTCGATCCGGAAAAACCGATGACCACCAGCGGAATCAGAATCGGGACGCCCGCGATGACGACACGCGGGATGGGCCCCAAAGAGATGCGACGGATCGCTGCCTGGATCGACGAGGTGCTCCAAGCTCCCGAGGACGCGGCGATCGCCGAGCGCGTGCGCGGCCAGGTGAGGGATCTGTGCACCTCATTCCCCGTCTACCCGGAGCCGGTGGAAGTGACCTGA
- a CDS encoding cytidine/deoxycytidylate deaminase family protein: MARPSWDEYFMNLAHLAATRSTCLRRQVGAVIVNDRMVLSTGYNETPRGRPNCGDGGCDRCRSGAAPGTALDTCLCLHAEQNAIIQAAYHGVRIPGATLYCTHQPCLTCAKMIVNAGLVRIVYGASYPDSVAERLLQDAAIDLARYPPVPPKD, translated from the coding sequence GTGGCCCGGCCCTCTTGGGACGAGTACTTTATGAACCTGGCGCATCTGGCCGCCACCCGGTCTACCTGTCTGCGCAGGCAAGTGGGTGCGGTCATCGTCAACGACCGAATGGTGTTGAGCACCGGGTACAATGAGACGCCCCGCGGGAGGCCCAATTGCGGCGATGGGGGGTGCGACCGCTGCCGATCGGGTGCGGCCCCTGGGACGGCGCTGGATACCTGCTTGTGCCTTCATGCCGAGCAGAACGCGATCATCCAGGCGGCCTATCACGGGGTGCGGATTCCCGGCGCCACCCTCTACTGTACTCATCAGCCCTGTTTGACCTGCGCGAAGATGATCGTCAATGCCGGCTTGGTGCGCATCGTCTACGGCGCGTCCTACCCCGATTCCGTTGCGGAACGGCTGCTACAAGATGCGGCGATCGACCTCGCCCGCTACCCCCCGGTCCCACCCAAGGACTAA
- a CDS encoding sigma-70 family RNA polymerase sigma factor: protein MAEAISVLEGLEGMTSPFGGRDAVGRGDESSSTRRLAAFEELVQRHQGQIYRVAYRLTGNHDDAEDLAQEAIVEAFHAFDRYQPGTYFDRWLYRIMSRTYIDIVRRRNRRPMISLDAPIGGEGDPLVALMGDSRDDPQQRTEATDLEATIQAALDRLPEEFRAAVVLADIEGLSYDEVARALRCPVGTVRSRLHRARQVLRDELGSHVSARRKDR, encoded by the coding sequence ATGGCGGAGGCCATATCTGTCCTGGAGGGCCTGGAGGGGATGACGTCCCCATTCGGGGGCCGGGACGCGGTGGGCCGCGGCGATGAGTCGAGCTCGACTCGTCGCCTGGCCGCGTTTGAGGAGTTGGTACAACGACACCAGGGCCAGATCTACCGCGTCGCTTACCGCCTGACGGGAAATCACGACGACGCCGAAGACCTTGCCCAGGAGGCGATCGTCGAAGCGTTCCACGCCTTCGATCGGTACCAGCCCGGAACCTACTTCGATCGGTGGCTGTACCGGATCATGAGTCGGACCTACATCGACATCGTGCGGCGGCGGAATCGGCGGCCGATGATCTCCCTTGACGCGCCGATCGGTGGCGAGGGAGACCCCCTTGTCGCCCTGATGGGGGATTCGCGCGACGACCCTCAGCAGCGAACCGAGGCAACCGACCTGGAAGCGACGATCCAGGCGGCACTCGACCGGTTGCCGGAGGAGTTTAGGGCGGCCGTCGTCCTTGCGGATATCGAAGGCCTGTCGTATGATGAGGTAGCGCGCGCCCTGCGGTGCCCGGTCGGGACGGTACGGTCCAGGCTGCACCGGGCCCGGCAGGTGCTCCGCGATGAACTCGGGTCGCACGTCAGCGCGAGGAGGAAAGATCGGTGA
- the prmC gene encoding peptide chain release factor N(5)-glutamine methyltransferase: MWGTARLRQMVEAPLDGPLEAEVLLRHAAGLSREELFARPGAPLPPDAEAVYASLIARRAAGIPVAYLVGHREFFGIDFMVDARVMIPRPETERLVEVVGAALRDHPSPRVVDIGTGSGAIAIAVARLLPRARVFATDVSAAALEVARINAAQGGVAERLEWAEGSALVPLRFWGLEGRVDALVANPPYIPTAELTNLPRDVRDAEPAVALDGGPDGLSVHRPIIAEAGHYLAAGGVLALEVSAVWNQARTIAELVDRTGQFAPACIVHDYAGVERVVIALKVGGDGDHRG; this comes from the coding sequence GTGTGGGGGACGGCCCGGCTGCGCCAGATGGTAGAGGCGCCCCTGGACGGGCCCTTGGAGGCGGAGGTCCTGCTCCGCCACGCGGCCGGGCTGAGCCGGGAGGAGCTGTTCGCTCGACCCGGTGCGCCGCTCCCACCCGACGCCGAGGCCGTGTACGCTTCGCTGATCGCGCGTCGGGCGGCGGGGATTCCGGTTGCCTATCTCGTGGGGCACCGGGAGTTCTTCGGGATCGACTTCATGGTGGACGCCCGTGTGATGATCCCTCGCCCCGAGACCGAGCGACTCGTCGAGGTGGTGGGAGCTGCCCTCCGGGACCACCCTAGCCCGCGGGTCGTGGATATCGGGACCGGGAGCGGCGCGATCGCTATTGCGGTGGCGCGCCTGCTCCCGCGGGCGCGGGTGTTTGCTACCGACGTTTCGGCGGCCGCCCTTGAGGTGGCGCGGATCAACGCCGCTCAGGGTGGCGTGGCGGAGCGCCTGGAATGGGCCGAAGGATCGGCGCTGGTTCCCCTGAGATTTTGGGGCCTTGAGGGTCGAGTCGACGCGCTGGTGGCCAACCCCCCCTATATCCCGACGGCGGAGCTCACCAACCTGCCGCGCGACGTGCGCGACGCCGAACCCGCGGTGGCTCTGGATGGAGGGCCCGACGGCCTCAGCGTCCACCGCCCCATCATTGCCGAAGCCGGGCACTACCTCGCCGCCGGCGGAGTGCTTGCCCTTGAAGTGTCGGCGGTCTGGAACCAGGCCCGCACGATCGCCGAGCTCGTCGATCGCACAGGCCAATTTGCCCCTGCCTGCATCGTGCACGACTACGCTGGGGTCGAGCGAGTGGTCATCGCTCTGAAAGTGGGTGGCGATGGAGATCATCGGGGTTGA
- a CDS encoding NAD-binding protein, which produces MYVIVVGGGKVGYYLTKALRSAGIEITLIEKGRQRFDLLQEEFGDVAFLGDGCEVRTLEQAGAPRADLVAAVTGDDEDNLVICQMAKRKFKVKRVVARINNPKNELTFQMLGIDETVSSTKLIYSLIEQEVEVADVIPLMALRKGHLELVEVALTEESPSINQKVRDLVLPQSCTLAILVRGDTSEIIHGETTLHAGDIIVAITPSAHVHEFRKAILGKAVPAS; this is translated from the coding sequence ATGTATGTGATCGTCGTCGGCGGCGGCAAGGTCGGGTACTATTTGACCAAAGCGTTGCGGTCCGCGGGCATCGAGATCACGCTGATCGAGAAGGGACGGCAACGGTTTGACCTCCTGCAGGAGGAGTTCGGGGACGTGGCGTTTCTCGGGGACGGGTGCGAAGTGCGCACGCTTGAGCAGGCGGGAGCTCCGCGGGCCGATCTGGTGGCGGCCGTTACCGGGGACGACGAAGACAACCTCGTGATCTGCCAGATGGCCAAGCGGAAATTCAAGGTCAAGCGCGTGGTCGCTCGGATCAACAATCCCAAAAACGAGCTGACCTTCCAAATGCTCGGGATAGACGAGACGGTGAGTTCGACAAAATTAATCTACAGCCTGATCGAACAGGAAGTGGAGGTCGCTGATGTCATCCCCCTGATGGCGCTGCGGAAAGGCCACCTTGAACTGGTAGAGGTTGCGCTCACCGAGGAATCCCCGAGCATCAACCAGAAGGTGCGGGACCTCGTCCTCCCTCAGAGCTGCACGCTCGCCATCCTCGTGCGGGGAGATACCTCGGAGATCATCCACGGGGAGACCACGCTCCACGCGGGGGATATCATCGTGGCGATCACGCCGTCCGCCCACGTCCATGAGTTCCGGAAGGCGATTTTGGGGAAGGCCGTCCCGGCCTCTTAG
- a CDS encoding 50S ribosomal protein L25 has translation MERISLAASPRVELGKNAVKRVRQAGLVPAVLYGRGRTPVALTVDRKALLGALRTEAGRNVLIDLRVKLNGEETTDTVMVAEIQHDHLRHEVLHVDLHQISLTDKIEARVPVVLTGVPEGVAASGGILEQHLREVLVRCLPTAIPEHVTVSVEALRIGASLHVRDLPVDQGLEIVTAPEEVIAAVVAPKAEEVAAPVEGAAATEPELVGKEPGAEAEGEAKAEPAARAEAKAPKADAKPAKADKKE, from the coding sequence ATGGAGCGGATCAGCCTAGCGGCGTCGCCGCGAGTTGAACTCGGAAAGAACGCGGTCAAGAGGGTCAGGCAGGCGGGGTTGGTGCCCGCCGTTCTGTACGGACGGGGCCGGACGCCGGTTGCGCTGACCGTCGACCGCAAGGCGCTCCTGGGTGCGCTGCGCACGGAGGCGGGGCGCAACGTCCTCATCGACCTGCGGGTAAAACTCAACGGCGAGGAGACCACGGATACCGTCATGGTCGCCGAGATCCAGCACGACCACCTGCGGCACGAGGTCCTTCACGTCGACCTGCACCAAATCAGCCTCACCGACAAGATCGAAGCGCGCGTCCCCGTCGTGCTCACGGGCGTGCCGGAGGGGGTTGCCGCGTCCGGCGGCATCCTCGAGCAGCATCTACGTGAGGTGCTCGTCAGGTGCCTGCCGACCGCGATCCCGGAGCACGTGACGGTCAGTGTGGAGGCGCTGCGCATCGGTGCGTCGCTTCACGTGCGGGACTTGCCGGTCGACCAAGGGCTCGAGATCGTAACCGCTCCAGAAGAGGTGATCGCGGCGGTGGTGGCGCCGAAGGCGGAAGAGGTGGCGGCGCCGGTCGAGGGCGCGGCGGCGACTGAGCCGGAGCTGGTTGGGAAGGAGCCCGGGGCGGAAGCCGAAGGGGAGGCGAAAGCCGAACCCGCAGCGAGGGCGGAGGCGAAGGCGCCCAAGGCCGACGCGAAGCCCGCAAAGGCGGACAAGAAAGAGTAG
- a CDS encoding universal stress protein: protein MIPPLHVSLLGAVLAGAFAVPMGALLWWMLRVPRAVPQEVARAVRSVGAVQTILVPILEHYYSERAVELASRLGAPQKAAIFLGYVLEVPRTLSLGVPLPEAEVRANRALEQAKTIVALHNLEPHAEIIRARDAGEGIARVARDKGVDLIVLGISPDMGFTEGSTARTAESLFRSAPCEVIIDRLAETSIGASVDEPAISAGAAPRLPGTVAAHKEAPGRSV from the coding sequence ATGATCCCGCCGCTGCACGTCAGCCTGCTTGGAGCCGTGCTGGCGGGGGCATTCGCGGTGCCGATGGGTGCCCTGCTCTGGTGGATGTTGCGCGTGCCTCGGGCGGTTCCGCAGGAAGTCGCCCGCGCGGTCCGCTCGGTGGGGGCGGTCCAGACTATCCTGGTGCCCATTCTTGAGCACTACTACTCAGAGCGGGCGGTCGAGCTCGCCAGCCGATTGGGGGCCCCGCAGAAAGCCGCGATTTTTCTCGGCTACGTTCTGGAGGTCCCGCGGACGCTCTCGTTGGGCGTGCCGCTGCCTGAAGCGGAGGTGCGCGCGAATCGGGCGCTCGAGCAGGCCAAAACGATCGTCGCCCTGCATAACCTCGAGCCGCACGCGGAAATCATCCGGGCCAGGGATGCGGGGGAGGGGATCGCGCGTGTCGCCCGGGACAAGGGAGTCGATCTGATCGTGTTGGGGATCTCGCCGGACATGGGGTTTACCGAAGGATCGACGGCGAGAACCGCGGAGTCGCTCTTTCGGAGCGCCCCCTGCGAAGTGATCATCGACCGCCTGGCGGAGACGAGCATCGGGGCCTCGGTCGATGAGCCCGCGATCTCCGCCGGGGCCGCTCCCCGCCTCCCGGGTACCGTCGCCGCGCACAAGGAAGCGCCCGGGCGCTCGGTGTAA
- a CDS encoding L-threonylcarbamoyladenylate synthase, with protein MEIIGVDQKSQDVPRRALEMLRDGGLVAFPTETFYALGAVAADEVAVTRVFAAKRRPPSDPVPVLVADRTQWRQVVAELPQSAVRLADRFWPGPLTIVCRMAPSLSRALAGGGETIGVRQPGLPIAAAICHMLGAPIVGTSANTHGFPSPVTAVQVALDLGANVDLILDGGRCPLARPSTVVDVTRTPPGVVRVGAVPLAAIREVLGEIAVPDGVR; from the coding sequence ATGGAGATCATCGGGGTTGATCAGAAGAGTCAGGACGTGCCGCGCAGAGCGCTGGAGATGCTCCGCGACGGGGGGCTCGTGGCCTTTCCCACCGAAACCTTCTACGCGTTGGGTGCGGTCGCGGCCGACGAGGTCGCGGTCACGCGAGTGTTTGCCGCCAAGCGGCGCCCGCCGAGTGACCCTGTGCCGGTGCTGGTCGCGGACCGCACGCAGTGGCGCCAGGTGGTGGCGGAACTTCCGCAGAGCGCCGTTCGGCTGGCGGATCGGTTCTGGCCCGGACCGCTCACGATCGTGTGCCGTATGGCGCCGAGCCTGTCCCGCGCCCTCGCCGGCGGTGGGGAGACGATCGGGGTGCGGCAACCAGGGCTGCCGATCGCAGCCGCAATCTGCCACATGCTCGGCGCTCCGATCGTCGGCACCAGCGCGAACACCCACGGGTTCCCCTCACCGGTCACGGCGGTGCAGGTTGCCCTCGATCTGGGCGCCAACGTCGACCTGATCTTGGACGGGGGGCGGTGCCCGTTGGCCAGGCCGTCAACCGTCGTCGACGTCACGCGGACCCCGCCCGGGGTGGTGCGGGTCGGGGCCGTTCCGCTCGCCGCGATCCGCGAGGTGCTGGGCGAGATCGCGGTCCCCGATGGTGTTCGGTAG
- the pth gene encoding aminoacyl-tRNA hydrolase, which produces MMIVIGLGNPGRRYKNTRHNLGHDVVRCLAERLRVELQEDGWTAWGKTRVASASLILAIPETYMNVSGQAVKDLLRRRHRGPGDLLVVHDDLDLALGHIRIRPGDGAGGHNGVRSIMEELGTGAFARLRIGTGRPPAGVDPAEFVLDRFTAEERLTIDRAVTQAAEAAFVAATDGLAAAMNRYNRRPTSESLVQAPGEGDRPVSYPAR; this is translated from the coding sequence ATGATGATCGTGATCGGGCTCGGCAATCCCGGGCGCCGCTACAAGAACACCCGGCACAACCTCGGCCACGATGTGGTCCGATGCCTCGCCGAGCGCCTTCGGGTCGAGCTGCAAGAGGATGGGTGGACGGCCTGGGGGAAGACGCGGGTGGCGTCAGCCTCGCTGATCCTGGCGATCCCCGAAACGTATATGAACGTGAGTGGTCAAGCGGTGAAGGACCTCCTTCGCCGCAGGCATCGCGGCCCCGGCGATCTGCTCGTCGTTCACGACGACCTCGACCTTGCGCTCGGACACATTCGGATCAGACCGGGGGACGGGGCGGGGGGGCACAACGGCGTGCGGTCGATCATGGAGGAGTTGGGCACCGGCGCATTTGCGCGCCTGCGGATCGGAACCGGACGCCCGCCCGCGGGGGTGGATCCAGCCGAGTTCGTTCTAGATCGGTTCACCGCCGAGGAGCGATTGACGATCGACCGCGCCGTCACTCAGGCTGCTGAGGCGGCGTTTGTGGCCGCGACCGACGGACTGGCTGCGGCGATGAACCGGTACAACCGCCGGCCGACGTCGGAGAGTCTGGTGCAGGCGCCGGGAGAGGGAGATCGCCCGGTGTCATATCCGGCGCGATGA
- the upp gene encoding uracil phosphoribosyltransferase: MGQVRVFDHPLIQHKLSILRDQRTGHKEFRELVEEIAMLMAFEATSDLPVRPIDVQTPLTLAKGATIAGQEIAVVPILRAGLAMEAGILRLMPTARVGHIGIYRDPATLAPHTYYCKLPPDVGNRQVLVVDPMLATGGSAVESIDLLKTRGARTIRLMVLIAAPEGIRRVHSGHPDVDIYTAAVDERLNEHGYILPGLGDAGDRLYGTR, from the coding sequence GTGGGTCAGGTTCGGGTCTTCGACCACCCCCTGATCCAGCACAAACTTTCGATCCTCCGTGACCAGCGGACGGGCCACAAAGAGTTCCGCGAGCTGGTCGAGGAGATCGCGATGCTGATGGCCTTTGAGGCAACCAGCGACCTGCCGGTCCGCCCGATCGACGTGCAGACCCCCCTGACCCTGGCGAAGGGGGCGACGATCGCGGGGCAGGAAATCGCTGTGGTCCCGATCCTCCGAGCCGGGCTGGCGATGGAGGCGGGGATTCTCCGCCTGATGCCAACGGCCCGGGTCGGCCACATCGGGATCTACCGCGATCCCGCGACCCTGGCTCCGCACACCTACTACTGCAAGCTCCCCCCCGATGTCGGCAACCGCCAGGTGCTGGTGGTGGATCCGATGCTGGCCACCGGCGGATCGGCCGTCGAATCGATCGATCTGCTCAAAACGCGCGGGGCCCGCACCATCCGGCTGATGGTGCTCATCGCCGCCCCCGAGGGGATCCGGCGGGTCCACTCCGGGCACCCCGACGTGGACATCTACACCGCCGCGGTCGACGAGCGGTTGAACGAGCACGGGTACATCCTGCCCGGGTTGGGCGATGCCGGGGACCGTTTGTACGGTACCCGCTGA
- a CDS encoding polysaccharide deacetylase family protein gives MVLRRIRQAAVLAVFALIGNLVGTPGWAKTPEPDNALSWLRSGASAPRRVSYAGTKAITIWGGQVQASQVRIYHAAPDRTRLEYLPAGNQPQRIVIITGRMEMEYVPARNQVVERPAPAADEERLTQAVLPQILSNYYVRFGAPELVAGRPARVIEVQSKFPGRPSLRIWVDRQTRLILRFERYRADWTLQESSVFLNVQLNPILTPDLFTVPAPPGTRVQQQHNPPSLSAAEIAQRMGFTPQLPTYLPAGFVLTRSVVRDVRGQPAAVSLYSDGVSTLTLFESRGALASPRGRPVRIGSVTGTIAVQGVATLLHWNIGVISYTLVGELPQEDLVRIASSVPAVTSRAPTRWRAAAAAWVASFASVAVADAAEGSTPASPWPGVPPVPISPYITTDTHPIGGGIRAEEVRIWRALSRAGLAPFVVKVTVASDGISRMPNGLIGHLAWIWFVYGMDRSGEDAGALVREVQASERALATTAFLADPRAAQVVLTGQYQVSGPFEGRRTDVTATARLYRERLLAEPADRPSAEALARAGDVWYSPALLGGDVVMVPPRAHELPPSARSPRTPPALPGDRTSESTTTFHGTLSQRFLEMKYRLEGILFGVESHGRFWRGNPLRREIALTFDDGPSPVATPLLLAILRRFGAHATFFVIGDRAVTYPYLIAQMAAEGHEVGNHTVHHPNLATVGDATMRQELGAASDVVRVLAGRPLWFRPPGGDYTAAVADAAAADGMGLAMWTANSGDWALPPPKILAARVLARAESGAVILLHNGTLDTVRALPEILRELQRRGYALVTVSQLAGDTH, from the coding sequence ATGGTTCTGCGGCGCATCCGCCAGGCCGCCGTCCTGGCGGTTTTTGCATTGATCGGGAATCTCGTCGGCACCCCGGGATGGGCCAAAACCCCAGAGCCGGACAACGCGCTGTCGTGGCTGCGATCGGGTGCGAGCGCCCCGCGGCGCGTCAGTTACGCCGGGACCAAGGCGATCACCATTTGGGGCGGCCAAGTCCAGGCCTCCCAGGTCCGCATCTATCACGCGGCGCCGGACCGGACCCGCCTCGAGTACCTGCCGGCCGGCAACCAGCCCCAGCGGATCGTGATCATCACCGGGCGGATGGAGATGGAATACGTCCCCGCCCGTAATCAGGTGGTCGAACGGCCGGCGCCAGCGGCCGATGAGGAGCGCCTCACCCAGGCGGTGCTCCCCCAAATCCTCTCCAATTACTACGTGCGGTTCGGCGCCCCCGAGTTGGTGGCGGGGCGTCCAGCGCGGGTGATCGAGGTGCAGAGCAAGTTCCCGGGGAGGCCATCGCTCAGAATCTGGGTCGATCGGCAGACGCGACTGATCCTGCGGTTCGAGCGGTATCGGGCCGACTGGACTCTTCAGGAATCCTCGGTGTTTCTGAACGTCCAGCTTAACCCGATCCTCACCCCGGATCTCTTTACGGTCCCGGCTCCCCCTGGGACGCGGGTGCAGCAGCAGCACAACCCGCCGAGCCTGTCGGCCGCGGAGATCGCGCAGCGCATGGGGTTCACCCCGCAACTCCCAACCTATCTCCCGGCGGGCTTCGTGCTCACGCGCTCGGTGGTGCGAGACGTCCGCGGGCAGCCCGCCGCCGTTTCCCTTTACTCGGACGGCGTCTCCACCCTGACGCTGTTCGAGAGCCGTGGGGCGCTGGCGTCGCCGCGCGGGCGGCCCGTGCGGATCGGCTCGGTGACCGGCACCATCGCGGTGCAGGGTGTGGCGACGCTGCTCCACTGGAACATCGGTGTGATCTCCTACACCCTGGTGGGCGAACTGCCACAGGAGGACCTGGTGCGGATCGCCTCGTCCGTCCCGGCCGTGACCTCGCGGGCCCCGACGCGATGGAGGGCCGCCGCCGCGGCGTGGGTCGCCTCGTTTGCCTCGGTCGCGGTCGCCGACGCGGCGGAAGGGAGCACCCCCGCATCGCCCTGGCCCGGCGTCCCCCCCGTGCCGATCTCTCCGTACATCACCACGGACACCCATCCCATCGGGGGAGGAATCCGCGCCGAGGAGGTGCGCATTTGGCGGGCGCTTAGCCGTGCCGGCCTGGCCCCGTTCGTTGTCAAAGTAACGGTCGCGAGCGATGGGATCAGCCGGATGCCCAACGGGCTGATCGGACACCTTGCCTGGATCTGGTTCGTCTACGGCATGGATCGGTCGGGGGAGGACGCCGGGGCGCTGGTGCGAGAGGTGCAGGCGAGCGAACGCGCGCTGGCCACAACCGCGTTCCTTGCCGATCCTCGGGCGGCGCAGGTCGTGCTGACCGGACAGTACCAGGTGAGCGGGCCCTTCGAGGGGCGACGGACGGACGTGACCGCAACGGCTCGTCTTTACCGGGAGCGGCTGCTGGCGGAGCCCGCGGACCGTCCCTCCGCCGAGGCCCTCGCTCGGGCCGGAGACGTCTGGTACAGCCCTGCGCTTTTGGGCGGGGATGTCGTGATGGTCCCGCCGCGCGCCCACGAACTGCCCCCGTCTGCCAGATCGCCCAGGACGCCGCCGGCGCTGCCCGGTGATCGGACCTCCGAATCGACGACCACGTTTCACGGCACGCTGAGTCAGCGTTTCCTGGAAATGAAATATCGGCTGGAGGGCATTTTGTTCGGGGTGGAAAGCCACGGGCGATTCTGGCGCGGCAACCCCCTCCGGCGGGAGATCGCGTTGACGTTCGACGACGGCCCCAGTCCGGTCGCCACGCCGCTGCTCCTCGCGATCCTCCGCCGCTTTGGCGCCCACGCGACGTTCTTCGTCATCGGCGACCGCGCGGTCACATATCCGTACCTCATTGCGCAGATGGCTGCCGAAGGGCACGAGGTGGGAAATCACACCGTGCACCACCCCAATCTGGCGACGGTCGGCGACGCGACAATGCGGCAAGAGCTCGGTGCGGCGAGCGACGTTGTCCGTGTGTTGGCCGGGCGGCCGTTGTGGTTCCGGCCCCCGGGGGGGGACTACACCGCGGCGGTGGCGGACGCCGCCGCGGCCGATGGGATGGGCTTGGCGATGTGGACCGCGAATTCGGGGGACTGGGCCCTGCCCCCGCCGAAGATCTTGGCGGCGCGGGTGCTCGCCCGGGCGGAGTCCGGTGCGGTCATCCTGCTTCACAACGGCACCCTGGATACCGTCCGAGCGCTGCCTGAGATCCTTAGAGAGCTGCAGCGCCGGGGGTATGCCTTGGTGACGGTTTCCCAATTGGCCGGGGATACGCACTGA
- a CDS encoding zf-HC2 domain-containing protein, producing the protein MSRHVSVDLSAYLDGALGVRDVERVKAHLDTCASCLQEYKGVQEVQRLLRSLPDPTPREGFTERLHWQLQREAARGPRLRFLNGVLGVFAVRPIRVALAASAVVLVLGLPLAWMTGQFGPRQMPLDTDAYLRHYVVLSADRSLVDEATTTFVSSDFGTPDQPIR; encoded by the coding sequence GTGAGCCGGCACGTGTCGGTGGACCTTTCGGCATACCTCGATGGCGCACTTGGCGTCCGCGACGTCGAGCGCGTCAAGGCCCATCTGGACACCTGCGCGAGCTGCCTCCAGGAATATAAGGGGGTGCAGGAGGTACAGCGGCTTCTCCGGAGCTTGCCCGATCCGACCCCGCGCGAGGGATTCACGGAGCGACTGCACTGGCAGTTGCAGCGCGAGGCGGCACGCGGACCCCGCCTTCGCTTCCTGAACGGCGTGCTCGGGGTGTTCGCCGTTCGGCCGATCCGTGTGGCGCTGGCCGCGAGCGCGGTAGTATTGGTGCTGGGCCTGCCGCTGGCGTGGATGACCGGTCAGTTCGGGCCGCGTCAGATGCCGCTCGATACCGATGCGTACCTGCGTCATTACGTCGTTCTCTCCGCCGACCGATCGCTGGTCGATGAAGCCACTACCACGTTCGTGTCTTCGGACTTCGGCACCCCGGACCAACCGATCCGGTAG